In the genome of Mycoplasmopsis pulmonis, one region contains:
- the rpsP gene encoding 30S ribosomal protein S16 yields MVKIRLKRVGKKFNVIYKIVVADSRAPRDGRFIEEVGNYNPHSKSLNLKKEAIISWLNQGVKPSDTVKRLLTREKVWEEFTSLKNNKN; encoded by the coding sequence ATGGTAAAAATTAGACTAAAAAGAGTAGGTAAAAAATTTAATGTTATCTACAAAATTGTAGTAGCTGACTCAAGAGCACCTCGTGATGGTAGATTCATTGAAGAAGTTGGAAACTACAACCCTCATTCAAAATCTCTTAATCTTAAAAAAGAAGCAATCATTTCTTGATTAAATCAAGGTGTAAAACCTTCTGATACTGTAAAAAGATTACTAACTCGTGAAAAAGTTTGAGAAGAATTTACAAGTTTAAAAAATAACAAAAACTAA
- the trmD gene encoding tRNA (guanosine(37)-N1)-methyltransferase TrmD, which produces MLKINFLTIFPKYFDCFLKESIIGKAIERKKISINVIDFREFSENKHKKVDDSVYGGGQGMLLQVQPIAKALKTLKGLKILVSPQGKLFNQEIAKEIVKNHSEITFVSGRYEGFDERILNYIDIELSIGDYILTGGELPSMVMADSIIRLWEDVIKKESYENESFENNLLDYPQYTRPRVFEGFEVPEILLNGNHKEIEKWRKQKQIEKTKINRPDLYERFKNEK; this is translated from the coding sequence ATGCTTAAAATCAATTTTCTAACAATATTTCCTAAATACTTCGATTGCTTTTTAAAAGAATCAATTATTGGTAAAGCAATTGAAAGAAAAAAAATTTCCATAAATGTTATTGACTTTAGAGAATTTTCAGAAAATAAACACAAAAAGGTCGATGATAGTGTCTATGGCGGAGGGCAAGGAATGCTTTTACAAGTCCAACCTATAGCCAAAGCTTTAAAAACTCTAAAGGGACTAAAAATTTTAGTTTCTCCACAAGGAAAATTATTTAATCAAGAAATTGCAAAAGAAATAGTTAAAAATCACTCTGAAATAACTTTTGTCTCAGGAAGATATGAAGGTTTTGATGAGAGAATTCTTAATTATATTGACATAGAGCTTTCAATTGGTGATTATATTTTAACTGGCGGAGAGCTTCCATCAATGGTGATGGCAGATTCAATAATTAGACTTTGAGAAGATGTAATTAAAAAAGAATCTTATGAAAATGAATCTTTTGAAAATAACTTGCTAGATTATCCTCAATACACTAGACCAAGAGTTTTTGAAGGCTTTGAAGTGCCAGAGATTCTTTTAAATGGAAATCATAAAGAAATAGAAAAATGAAGAAAACAAAAGCAAATAGAAAAAACTAAAATTAATCGACCAGATTTATACGAAAGGTTTAAAAATGAAAAATAA
- the topA gene encoding type I DNA topoisomerase, whose protein sequence is MNKLVIVESPNKIKAISKYLGKDYVVKASVGHIAYLPASGAYGLGIDLENWQPLMKMDPEKRAICKELKEAADKSELVYIATDPDREGESIGQNLVDILKLKNYKRIVYNEITEQAIKNAINNPKMLDENLITAQKTRRMLDRIIGFRLSKLMKHKFSNIPSAPSAGRVQSIALKLVIEREKLVENFVAQKYFNIIANLDQDYQALLYLEENQGDKNWINEDQVDKIYNSLSGKLTIKKIKHSTRKDSKATPFKQAVLYKRSSLTSTQVQSASQKLFEGFGDDGLITYPRTDSTRLSQYFIENAHKYIEKTYGLEYVSKEIKGFAGDQDAHEAIRPTNLELTPEKARSKYNLKREEYETYKLIYNNTLQAIMSVPIREITSYTLEDNGNIFKFYESKILFDGYFKAIGFPEIKAPYSQNKKLQEDDIIEVQEYIKQEKTTKPPARYNDGSLIEALDNIKVGRPSTFATTVNILKKRGYVDQIERELIPTNFGKEVNEKLITGFPTIINEDYTASVEKNLDEIAEGKSDHKILMSEFWNLFEKNIDDAYKTMEKTILIPSFVGENCPLDNQPLVYRKNNYGKGRYIACSAYPKCSFTRSEQKFNFFKKTFLKDRLNEEQK, encoded by the coding sequence ATGAATAAGTTAGTAATAGTAGAATCGCCTAATAAAATTAAGGCAATTTCAAAATATTTAGGTAAAGATTATGTGGTCAAAGCTTCTGTTGGCCACATTGCTTATCTTCCTGCCTCTGGAGCCTATGGTTTAGGTATTGACCTTGAAAATTGGCAGCCTCTTATGAAAATGGATCCTGAAAAAAGAGCCATCTGTAAAGAATTAAAAGAAGCAGCTGACAAATCAGAGCTAGTTTACATAGCAACTGACCCCGATCGTGAGGGTGAGTCTATTGGTCAAAATTTAGTAGATATTTTAAAATTAAAAAATTATAAAAGAATTGTCTACAATGAAATTACCGAACAAGCTATTAAAAATGCTATTAATAATCCTAAAATGCTTGATGAAAATTTAATAACAGCTCAAAAAACTAGAAGAATGTTAGATCGAATCATCGGTTTTAGACTTTCAAAATTGATGAAACACAAATTTTCAAATATTCCAAGTGCCCCTAGTGCTGGAAGAGTTCAGTCTATTGCTTTAAAACTAGTAATAGAAAGAGAAAAACTAGTTGAAAATTTTGTAGCACAAAAATACTTTAATATCATTGCAAATTTAGACCAAGACTATCAAGCGCTTTTATATCTTGAAGAAAATCAAGGAGATAAAAATTGAATCAATGAAGATCAAGTTGATAAAATTTATAATTCTCTAAGTGGAAAATTAACTATCAAAAAAATTAAACACTCTACTAGAAAAGATTCCAAAGCCACTCCTTTTAAACAAGCTGTTTTATATAAAAGATCTTCTTTGACATCAACTCAAGTTCAAAGTGCTTCTCAAAAACTTTTTGAAGGTTTTGGAGATGATGGATTAATTACCTATCCAAGAACTGACTCAACTAGGCTAAGTCAATATTTTATTGAAAATGCTCATAAATACATTGAAAAAACTTATGGCCTTGAATATGTTTCAAAAGAAATTAAAGGCTTTGCAGGAGATCAAGATGCCCATGAGGCTATTAGACCTACTAATTTAGAACTTACTCCCGAAAAAGCTAGATCTAAATACAATTTAAAAAGAGAAGAATACGAAACTTATAAACTAATTTATAACAACACTCTTCAAGCTATTATGTCAGTTCCTATTAGAGAAATAACTTCATATACTTTAGAAGACAATGGCAACATTTTTAAATTTTATGAATCAAAAATTCTTTTTGATGGTTATTTTAAAGCCATTGGTTTTCCTGAAATTAAAGCTCCTTATTCGCAAAATAAAAAATTGCAAGAAGATGACATTATTGAAGTTCAAGAATATATAAAACAAGAAAAAACAACCAAACCTCCAGCTCGTTATAATGATGGAAGTTTAATTGAAGCTCTTGATAACATCAAAGTTGGTCGACCTTCAACTTTTGCAACAACTGTTAATATCTTGAAAAAAAGAGGTTATGTTGATCAAATTGAAAGAGAGCTTATTCCTACAAACTTTGGAAAAGAAGTCAATGAAAAATTAATTACTGGTTTTCCAACAATAATTAATGAAGACTATACAGCTAGTGTTGAAAAAAACTTAGATGAAATAGCTGAAGGAAAAAGTGATCACAAAATTTTGATGAGTGAGTTTTGAAATCTTTTTGAAAAAAATATTGATGATGCTTATAAAACCATGGAAAAAACAATTTTAATTCCTTCTTTTGTAGGCGAAAACTGTCCTCTAGATAATCAACCTCTAGTTTATCGAAAAAACAACTATGGTAAGGGAAGATATATAGCTTGTTCTGCTTATCCAAAGTGTAGTTTTACAAGAAGTGAGCAAAAATTTAATTTCTTTAAAAAAACTTTCTTAAAAGATAGATTAAATGAAGAGCAAAAATAG
- a CDS encoding inorganic diphosphatase, which produces MSKIVVNIEIQKDSNIKYEYDRKRGKIVVDRILRGDFRYPANYGYLEDALDWDGDELDVLVYSQEKFLPGTSLNARIVGAMKMIDDGETDTKLIAVHDDDYRLENIKALEDLDSKWLEEIKYFFSNYKNWKRPGITKVSGFENTSWALKEYQECKDLMREYGHLPKKEFISKMMKMHPEKYEI; this is translated from the coding sequence ATGTCAAAAATAGTAGTAAATATTGAAATACAAAAAGATTCAAATATTAAATATGAATATGATCGTAAAAGGGGCAAAATTGTAGTAGATAGAATTTTAAGAGGTGATTTTAGATACCCAGCTAACTACGGTTATTTAGAAGATGCCCTTGATTGAGATGGAGATGAACTTGATGTTTTGGTGTATTCTCAAGAAAAATTCTTACCAGGAACTTCACTAAATGCAAGAATAGTTGGAGCTATGAAGATGATTGATGATGGAGAAACTGATACTAAATTAATAGCAGTCCATGATGATGACTATCGCTTAGAAAATATTAAAGCTCTTGAAGATCTTGATTCAAAATGACTAGAGGAAATTAAGTACTTTTTTTCAAATTATAAAAATTGAAAAAGGCCCGGAATTACTAAAGTAAGTGGCTTTGAAAATACCTCTTGAGCTTTGAAAGAATATCAAGAATGTAAAGATCTAATGAGAGAATATGGACATCTTCCAAAAAAAGAATTCATTTCCAAAATGATGAAAATGCACCCTGAAAAATACGAAATTTAA